Below is a genomic region from Hylemonella gracilis.
CCTGTCTCCCCCATGAAAAAAGCGATCGCCCGGGCCACGACCTCGGGCACGATGCGGTGGTCACCGTCGAAGGGCAGCAGGGTCAGGTCCACGCCCTCCTCCAGCAACTTCAGCGCATGCGGCCGTGCGCTGGTCTCGAAGGGCAACTGACTGTCCGAGCGGCCGTGGGCGATGAAAACCTTGGGCGTACCTTGGCGGGTGAAAGTATTCATGAAGCCGGCCGACAGCGCGATCACGTGGCTGAACAGTTCGCCATTGCTCAGGCCGACCGACAGCGCGTAACTGCCGCCATCGGAAAAACCGGCGAGGGCCAGGCGCGCGGGGTCGAGCCGGAAACACGCGGCCACCTGCTGCAGTGCAATGTCCAGACGTTCCAGGTCCGGCCCATGGCCACCGATCACGATGTCCCAGGTCGGAAACATGGACTGGGGCGCCAGCAAAAGGAAACGTCCGGCCCGCGCCCAGCGCACGAAAAAAGGCAACATCTTGTCAGCCTCGCCGCCCGCGCCATGGCAAAGCACCAGCATTGGCACGGGCGCATCGGCGTCCAAGCCCTCGGGCACCACCAGCACGGCCTCGCGGCCTTCAGGAAACTGCAGGCTGTGACGACCGGCGGGCAGCGGCGACTGGATGGGCGCATCCGGCCATGAGAAGGTCAGGCGCCCCAGCAGCGCGCCATTGAACTGCCCCAGCAAATCGGGATCTAGCATGCGCTCATTCTAGGGCGGCCCCTTGATCGGGAACCGGCCGATGGTCGCGGGCAGACGGTTTGCCGCAGTGGGTGCGAGCGCCGTCAGAACGCGCCAGGACGCGCGGACTGGCCCAAGGGCTGATGGTGTTTGAAGAGCGCGGTCAGGGCGACCAGGCAGTCGCGTGCCGCCACCTCGCCCTGACGCACCGCGATGACATTCATCAGGCCGGGACGCAAGTACCAGAGGGTGTCCAGGTCCGGTGCGGACCGCAGCTGACGTTGCAGCAGGTCCACCTGCGCATTGGCGCGTGCATCCAGCCCTTCAGGCTCCGAGGGCATCCGCCCCGTCAGGGCTCTGTCGTCCTGCGGCTTGCCCGTGCCGCTGCCCATCGTTGTCGCCGGCGACCCCACCAAACTGGCCTGCATGGCCCCGGACATGGCCAAGCGCACACGTTCCAGCGACACCGCTCCGCCCTGCGCCTCGGCCTGGGCATCGACGCCCGGAGCTCGCAGGCTCCGGCCTTTTTTCTCGACACGCCACGAGCGCGACAGCGTGAGAAATTTCTTCGGGCTTGAAAACATGGGATGACGAGCAGAGTACAAGAGGCAGGCCGGGAATCAGGGCGGGACCAAGGTCCGTCGGGACGCTGGAGATCGGCAGATACGCACCGACAAGCATTCGCAAATTTCGCGCCCACTTGCCTATACATCTTGTTAACGGTCCGGCGCGGCAAAAATGAAGGCCCCTGCGTTGCAACGCAGG
It encodes:
- a CDS encoding alpha/beta hydrolase; this encodes MLDPDLLGQFNGALLGRLTFSWPDAPIQSPLPAGRHSLQFPEGREAVLVVPEGLDADAPVPMLVLCHGAGGEADKMLPFFVRWARAGRFLLLAPQSMFPTWDIVIGGHGPDLERLDIALQQVAACFRLDPARLALAGFSDGGSYALSVGLSNGELFSHVIALSAGFMNTFTRQGTPKVFIAHGRSDSQLPFETSARPHALKLLEEGVDLTLLPFDGDHRIVPEVVARAIAFFMGETGAEWSASRPVTPSA